CCTGGGCGATGCCGCGCGCGCTTACCCGCTCCAGATCCTGACGTGGCACGAGATCGTGAACGATGTCCTGGCCGGCACGCCGGTGACCGTCACGTTCTGCCCCCTCTGTTACGCCGCCATCGCCTTCGACCGCCGGCTGGAGGGCGCGACCTACTCGTTCGGAGTGTCAGGGATGTTGCGGTATTCGGACATGGTGATGTACGACCGGCAGACCGAGACGCTCTGGCAGCAACTCAGCGGCGAGGGTATCGTGGGCGATCTCACCGGCGCCACCCTCCGCCAGATTCCCGCGCAGATCGTCTCGTTCGAGCAGTTTCGGGCGGATTATCCTACCGGCGACGTCCTCTCCCGCGAGACCGGGTATGTGCGGGACTACGGCCGCAACCCCTACGCCGGCTACGATAACATCGACGAGCGCCCCTTTCTATACCGGGGTCCGGAGGACCGCCGGCTGAAACCCATGGAAAAGGTAGTGACGGTTAGCCTCGGCGGCGTCGAGCGGGCCTACCCGCATGGCATCACGCGGCGCGTCGGCGCCATCAACGACGCGGTTGGTGGGGAGGATATCGTCGTCTTCCACGGCAGCGGCGCCGTTTCAGCGCTGGACGACGCCGAGATCAGCGCCTCGCGGGAGATCGGGACGACGGGGGTTTTCCTGCGCACGGTGGAGGGGCGGATGTTGACGTTCCGTTATGAAGGAGACCGATTCATCGATGCCGAAACGGGCAGCGTGTGGTCGGCCCTGGGGCGGGCGGTGGAGGGGCCGATGGCCGGCCGGCGCCTCGAACCCATCCCGCACGGCAATTACTTCGCCTTCGCCTGGTTCGCGTTTATGCCCGGCACGACGGTATATGCGGAGTGATGGTTTGCCCAACAGAAGGGGTCCTGGTTTAAGCAGCCCCTCGAATGAAATGTCATCCCGAGCATGTCGAGGGACCTCCCGAACCAACGCGGAAAGGATGAAAGAAGGGCCATCACGGTCGGCCGGGAGTTGGCGAATCAGTACAACCTGGACTGGACATCACCTTCCTCTTCCAGTCACCGCGAAACCGTAAACACCGCTCGCACCTCCTCGCTCTCCCGATACCCATACCGTATCGCCCGGGCGCGCACGACCGTTGTGCCGTTAGGTAGCGACAGCGGTTTGTGATAGAGCAGCCACCGCGCCGGCTCGGCGTCCCCGAGGGCATAGGCGATAGAGGCGCCCTGGGTGGGGCTCTGGAGCATGACGAGCACCGGGCCGGCGAACGTCCCGCCCGAGGGCGTGTCCGCCGGCGCGACATGGTCGGCCGCGTTCGGGATGAACAGCGGCGGCTGCGTGACCGGCTGTACGCCGCCGGGCCACATCGAGGCGACCATCACGTCTTCCGATATCGCCCCCATATCTCCACTTTCCACCCGCCACGCGTCCAGCGCCGCCCGGAGGCGGGTTTTGACGCCAGCGAAGGCCGGCTCGTCGGCCAGGTTGCGGATTTCGTGGGGGTCGGTTTCGGTGTCGTACAGCTCCTCCGGCGGCCGATTGGGCATGAACCACACCCTTTGCGCCCCTGTCAATCGGCCCTCGGCGTGAAAACGGAGCAGGAGCTTCATCGTCTCGTTCCGGTTTTCGTAGGGGATGAACTGGACGTAGGGGAGGTCGGGATAAAAATTCTGGATGTACTTGAACCGGCGGTCACGCACGGCGCGGACCCGGT
Above is a window of Rhodothermales bacterium DNA encoding:
- a CDS encoding DUF3179 domain-containing protein, which produces MTHRLIACLFLFAIASPALAQRAPDLRGWKTNTDKRSIELDELMSGGPPKDGIPAIDAPRFVSISAATVWLKPQEPVVAVILGDAARAYPLQILTWHEIVNDVLAGTPVTVTFCPLCYAAIAFDRRLEGATYSFGVSGMLRYSDMVMYDRQTETLWQQLSGEGIVGDLTGATLRQIPAQIVSFEQFRADYPTGDVLSRETGYVRDYGRNPYAGYDNIDERPFLYRGPEDRRLKPMEKVVTVSLGGVERAYPHGITRRVGAINDAVGGEDIVVFHGSGAVSALDDAEISASREIGTTGVFLRTVEGRMLTFRYEGDRFIDAETGSVWSALGRAVEGPMAGRRLEPIPHGNYFAFAWFAFMPGTTVYAE